A genome region from Microbacterium sp. CGR2 includes the following:
- a CDS encoding Lrp/AsnC family transcriptional regulator — translation MIIHSPQAARERDVSALDDRLIRALQSDGRASVYELARVLGTSRDLVSRRLSALLEGERLRVVAALTPRFAGLHVLIHGGVLVDGPAAPVAEQIADLPGTVFVSRVAGVYPIVFESRHSDADELHATLERIRTIPSVRQIRVNTYDALLKEFITASSTPDVGTSVALDGIDQELIAILQNDGRTSYRALSEAVRLSPSSTRARVQRLIRAGVIRISAINTGGLSRNRVAIGIGITLRGDATPVRDLLVRAPAIDLVARSHGTYDFIATAVGTASAGILALIEELRALPEIGSLETWAHLDIVKEDYTRTLGPAIRS, via the coding sequence GTGATCATCCATTCCCCGCAGGCGGCCCGAGAGCGCGACGTGAGCGCTCTCGACGACCGGCTGATTCGCGCACTCCAATCGGATGGCCGCGCCAGCGTCTACGAGCTCGCCCGAGTGCTGGGCACGTCCCGTGATCTCGTCTCTCGCCGACTCAGCGCATTACTCGAAGGGGAGCGCCTTCGAGTGGTCGCGGCGCTCACGCCGCGCTTCGCCGGGCTTCATGTGCTGATCCACGGCGGCGTCCTCGTCGACGGTCCGGCGGCTCCGGTCGCCGAGCAGATCGCCGACCTTCCCGGAACCGTCTTCGTGTCGCGAGTCGCGGGCGTCTACCCGATCGTGTTCGAGTCACGCCACAGCGACGCCGACGAGCTGCACGCGACTCTCGAACGCATCCGCACCATTCCTTCCGTCCGCCAGATTCGCGTCAACACCTACGACGCACTGCTCAAGGAATTCATCACGGCGAGTTCCACTCCGGATGTCGGTACGAGCGTGGCGCTGGACGGCATCGACCAGGAGCTCATCGCGATCCTCCAGAACGACGGCCGGACCAGTTACCGCGCTCTCTCGGAGGCCGTGCGACTCTCTCCCTCGTCAACTCGCGCGCGCGTGCAGAGGCTGATCCGTGCCGGCGTCATCCGCATCTCAGCCATCAACACCGGCGGCCTCTCCCGCAATCGGGTGGCCATCGGGATCGGCATCACTCTCCGTGGAGACGCCACCCCGGTGCGCGACCTTCTCGTACGCGCCCCCGCGATCGATCTCGTCGCCCGCTCGCACGGAACATACGACTTCATCGCCACGGCGGTGGGTACGGCATCCGCCGGCATCCTGGCTCTCATCGAAGAGCTCCGGGCGCTGCCGGAGATCGGCTCCCTCGAGACGTGGGCGCACCTCGACATCGTGAAAGAGGACTACACCCGAACGCTGGGTCCGGCGATTCGCTCGTGA
- the dcd gene encoding dCTP deaminase: MLLSDRDIRAELASGRVGLEPQDPEMIQPSSVDVRLDRYFRLFDNHKYPFIDPAEDQPELTRLIEVAPHEPFILHPGEFALGATYEQVSLPDDVAARLEGKSSLGRLGLITHSTAGFIDPGFTGHVTLELANVATLPIKLWPGMKIGQLCFFRLTSPAENPYGSGPYGNRYQGQRGPTASRSFQNFHKTDVGVTDVGAVGG, translated from the coding sequence GTGCTTCTCAGTGATCGCGACATCAGGGCAGAACTCGCATCCGGCCGCGTCGGCCTAGAGCCGCAGGATCCCGAGATGATCCAGCCGTCCAGTGTCGACGTGCGCCTGGACCGGTACTTCCGTCTCTTCGACAACCACAAGTACCCGTTCATCGATCCCGCGGAGGATCAGCCCGAGCTCACGCGTCTGATCGAGGTCGCCCCGCATGAGCCGTTCATCCTCCACCCCGGCGAGTTCGCGCTCGGCGCGACCTACGAGCAGGTCAGCCTGCCCGACGATGTCGCCGCCCGCCTCGAGGGCAAGTCGTCCCTCGGCCGTCTAGGGCTGATCACGCACTCCACGGCCGGGTTCATCGATCCGGGTTTCACCGGGCACGTGACGCTCGAACTGGCCAACGTCGCCACTCTGCCGATCAAGCTCTGGCCGGGCATGAAGATCGGGCAGCTCTGCTTCTTCCGTCTCACGTCCCCGGCCGAGAACCCCTACGGTTCCGGCCCGTACGGCAACAGGTATCAGGGGCAGCGGGGGCCGACGGCATCCCGTTCGTTCCAGAATTTCCACAAGACCGACGTCGGAGTGACCGATGTGGGAGCAGTAGGAGGTTGA
- a CDS encoding DUF1508 domain-containing protein: MTDPTATLLAAVIAAAVAGLGLVWSVISFAITRRTQRATDARQEWSRRFEHAHALALSTDLKEAATGLKLIEALASEKWVTDEDRATALSILSSFTHAIQAPAAELRATILADVTNPAVAAELAKVTAGAKGRFELYRDGAGDYRWRLKAADGQFLAVSEGHATERAALNSMELARRELGNV; encoded by the coding sequence ATGACCGACCCCACCGCCACGCTTCTCGCGGCCGTCATCGCAGCCGCGGTGGCCGGGCTGGGGCTCGTCTGGTCTGTCATCAGCTTCGCCATCACAAGGCGCACTCAGCGCGCCACCGATGCGCGCCAGGAATGGTCGCGTCGGTTCGAGCACGCCCACGCACTCGCCCTCAGCACTGACCTCAAGGAGGCGGCGACGGGTCTGAAGCTCATCGAGGCGCTGGCGAGCGAGAAGTGGGTGACGGACGAGGACAGAGCGACTGCGCTCAGCATCCTGTCGTCATTCACCCACGCGATCCAGGCTCCCGCTGCAGAGCTTCGTGCCACGATCCTCGCGGACGTCACGAATCCGGCAGTCGCCGCCGAACTCGCCAAGGTCACGGCCGGAGCGAAAGGTCGATTCGAACTGTACCGAGATGGTGCCGGTGACTACCGTTGGCGCCTGAAGGCGGCGGATGGACAATTCCTGGCGGTGAGCGAAGGTCACGCGACGGAGCGGGCGGCCCTGAACTCGATGGAACTCGCCCGGCGCGAACTCGGAAACGTGTGA
- a CDS encoding NAD(P)H-dependent oxidoreductase, with protein sequence MTTAQTSAAHWVYAHPQAASLNRQLFDAGVEALADRYRVQTSDLYGQGFDPLLSQRDIAGRPGNIVDLMGEVNESGLVPDDVRLEQQKLEAAELLVFQFPLWWYGAPAILKGWFDRVFTNGFAYGGVDAVTGLPLRYGDGGLTGKRALIIVTAGEDPRSIGSRGISGDLDALLFPLTHGTLWYTGIESLDLHVIYDADTLDDDAVKAERDRLTARLAGIHDEVPSQPYRTLRDGEYRGTRALRADILPGRTDLGIHRVAPAAAFQRSVDHVR encoded by the coding sequence ATGACCACCGCCCAGACCTCCGCCGCACACTGGGTCTACGCACATCCGCAGGCCGCCTCGCTGAATCGGCAGCTGTTCGACGCGGGAGTGGAGGCGCTCGCGGACCGCTACCGAGTGCAGACCTCGGATCTGTACGGCCAGGGGTTCGATCCGCTGTTGAGCCAGCGGGACATCGCCGGCCGCCCGGGCAACATCGTCGACCTGATGGGCGAGGTCAACGAGAGCGGACTGGTTCCGGACGACGTGCGGCTGGAACAGCAGAAGCTCGAGGCCGCGGAGCTGCTCGTGTTCCAGTTCCCCCTCTGGTGGTACGGCGCACCGGCGATCCTCAAGGGCTGGTTCGACCGGGTGTTCACCAACGGCTTCGCCTACGGCGGCGTCGATGCGGTCACGGGGCTGCCGCTGCGGTACGGTGACGGCGGTCTGACGGGCAAGCGGGCGCTCATCATCGTGACGGCGGGTGAGGATCCCAGGAGCATCGGTTCCCGAGGCATCAGTGGTGACCTGGACGCCCTGCTGTTCCCGCTCACGCACGGCACGCTCTGGTACACCGGAATCGAGTCGCTCGACCTCCACGTCATCTACGACGCCGACACGCTCGACGACGACGCCGTGAAGGCGGAGCGTGATCGGCTGACCGCGAGGCTCGCCGGCATTCACGACGAGGTGCCTTCGCAGCCGTACCGCACCCTGCGCGACGGTGAGTACCGGGGAACACGGGCGCTGCGCGCCGACATCCTGCCCGGCCGCACCGACCTCGGCATCCACCGCGTCGCCCCCGCCGCTGCTTTCCAGCGGTCAGTCGACCACGTGCGCTGA
- a CDS encoding TetR/AcrR family transcriptional regulator produces MSKADRRAQLLSVAREMIRSDGADALTLGTLADRAGITKPVVYEHFGDRSGLLAALYRQFDERQRASLETALASAGPDAEGVVAVVAASYLDCARAEGAEMGGVVAALNGTPVLARMRQESVAAYVERCRAALTEVVGADRVEPIALEAAVASADALAGAVLASRIDESAALQTLRRFLLAAVTG; encoded by the coding sequence ATGTCAAAGGCCGACCGCCGCGCGCAGCTGCTGAGCGTCGCGCGCGAGATGATCCGCAGCGACGGCGCAGACGCACTCACCCTGGGCACCCTCGCAGACCGCGCCGGCATCACGAAGCCCGTCGTCTACGAGCACTTCGGCGACCGCTCAGGGCTCCTCGCCGCGCTCTACCGCCAATTCGACGAACGCCAGCGCGCCTCGCTCGAGACAGCGCTCGCAAGCGCCGGACCCGACGCCGAAGGGGTGGTGGCCGTCGTCGCCGCGAGCTACCTCGACTGCGCACGCGCCGAAGGCGCCGAGATGGGAGGAGTGGTCGCCGCCCTCAACGGCACGCCCGTGCTCGCGCGGATGCGGCAGGAGTCGGTGGCGGCTTATGTCGAACGCTGCCGCGCCGCCCTCACCGAGGTCGTCGGAGCCGACCGTGTCGAACCGATCGCCCTCGAGGCCGCCGTCGCCTCGGCCGACGCGCTTGCGGGCGCCGTGCTCGCCTCCCGCATCGACGAAAGCGCAGCCCTGCAGACGCTCAGGCGGTTCCTCCTCGCCGCGGTCACGGGCTGA
- a CDS encoding arylsulfatase, producing MADKPNILIIWGDDIGISNLSTYTDGLMGYRTPNIDRIADEGVKFTDYYGEQSCTAGRAAFITGQNPYRTGLTKVGMPGAGLGLQPEDPTIADALKHHGYATGQFGKNHLGDRDEHLPTAHGFDEFFGNLYHLNAEEEPEHPDYPTDEEFPGFSEKFRPRGVIHSWANEDGTQRIEDTGPLTKERMKTVDEEFRDAASDFIRQQADDDTPFFVWFNSTHMHFRTHTKEESKGRAGRWQSEYHDTMLDHDDVVGSLLDLLDELGLAENTIVMYSTDNGPHMNSWPDAGMTPFRNEKNSNWEGAYRVPAMVRWPGRIPEKTTLNGIVSHNDWFVTLLAAVGDADIADRLKSGTELHGTEYKVHLDGHNQLDYITGAVEHSPRRHFFYVSDDGDLTAMRFENWKVVFLEQRAAGTLQVWQEPYIELRFPKLFNLRTDPFERADITSNTYWDWVLEHVFLFVPAQAYVGKILQTLVEFPARQESASFTINQVMAKLKSTIGSS from the coding sequence CATCGACCGCATCGCCGACGAGGGCGTGAAGTTCACCGACTACTACGGCGAGCAGAGCTGCACGGCCGGGCGCGCGGCCTTCATCACCGGGCAGAACCCCTACCGCACGGGGTTGACCAAGGTCGGAATGCCGGGTGCGGGGCTGGGCCTGCAGCCCGAGGACCCCACGATCGCCGACGCGCTCAAGCACCACGGCTACGCCACCGGCCAGTTCGGCAAGAACCACCTGGGCGACCGGGATGAGCATCTTCCGACCGCACACGGCTTCGACGAGTTCTTCGGCAACCTGTACCACCTCAACGCCGAGGAGGAGCCGGAGCACCCCGACTATCCGACCGACGAGGAGTTCCCCGGCTTCAGCGAGAAGTTCCGGCCTCGCGGTGTGATCCACTCGTGGGCGAACGAGGACGGCACTCAGCGAATCGAAGACACCGGGCCGCTGACGAAGGAGCGGATGAAGACGGTCGACGAGGAGTTCCGCGACGCGGCGTCGGACTTCATCCGCCAGCAGGCCGACGACGACACCCCGTTCTTCGTCTGGTTCAACTCGACGCACATGCACTTCCGCACCCACACGAAGGAAGAGAGCAAAGGCAGAGCCGGGCGCTGGCAGTCCGAGTACCACGACACGATGCTCGACCACGATGACGTGGTGGGCAGCCTGCTCGACCTGCTCGACGAGTTGGGGTTGGCCGAGAACACGATCGTCATGTACTCGACCGACAACGGCCCGCACATGAACAGTTGGCCGGATGCCGGCATGACGCCGTTCCGCAACGAGAAGAACTCCAACTGGGAGGGTGCGTACCGCGTTCCCGCGATGGTGCGCTGGCCTGGGCGTATCCCGGAGAAGACGACGCTCAACGGCATCGTGAGCCATAACGACTGGTTCGTGACGTTGCTGGCGGCGGTCGGCGACGCGGACATCGCCGACCGGCTGAAGTCGGGCACCGAGCTGCACGGCACCGAGTACAAGGTGCATCTCGACGGCCACAATCAGCTCGACTACATCACCGGTGCCGTGGAGCACAGCCCTCGCCGGCACTTCTTCTACGTCTCCGACGACGGCGACCTCACGGCGATGCGCTTCGAGAACTGGAAGGTCGTGTTCCTCGAGCAGCGCGCTGCCGGCACACTTCAGGTCTGGCAGGAGCCGTACATCGAGTTGCGGTTCCCGAAGCTGTTCAATCTGCGCACCGATCCGTTCGAGCGAGCCGACATCACGTCGAACACCTACTGGGACTGGGTGCTGGAGCACGTGTTCCTGTTCGTGCCGGCGCAGGCGTACGTCGGGAAGATCCTGCAGACGCTCGTCGAGTTCCCGGCACGTCAGGAGTCTGCGTCGTTCACGATCAACCAGGTCATGGCGAAGCTGAAGTCGACGATCGGGAGTTCCTGA